Proteins found in one Desulfomicrobium apsheronum genomic segment:
- a CDS encoding CopG family ribbon-helix-helix protein, protein MQKTTTVRFEHDTLALLDQLAGTLGRPRSWIINDAVTRYLEYEIWFIDEVRKGLHASEAGDLVTHDEVKNAVRSLGVAVD, encoded by the coding sequence ATGCAGAAAACCACGACAGTCAGATTCGAACACGACACGCTTGCCCTGCTTGATCAGCTTGCCGGCACTCTGGGCCGTCCGCGCTCCTGGATAATCAACGACGCCGTGACCAGATATCTTGAATATGAAATCTGGTTTATCGACGAAGTGCGTAAAGGCCTTCACGCCTCCGAAGCAGGCGACCTTGTGACCCACGACGAAGTCAAGAACGCTGTGCGGAGTCTTGGCGTTGCTGTCGATTAA
- a CDS encoding type II toxin-antitoxin system RelE/ParE family toxin: MLSIKWTPPARQDILEAAKHALEEDPAKAAKLAATIFKAVEQLALFPGSAPPGRIEGTRQLNLPKLPFVIVYKIGFTELHILRILHNSRHPGHQNVP, translated from the coding sequence TTGCTGTCGATTAAGTGGACACCGCCAGCCAGGCAGGACATCCTCGAAGCCGCCAAACATGCTCTGGAGGAGGATCCCGCCAAGGCTGCAAAGCTGGCAGCCACAATCTTCAAGGCAGTGGAACAACTCGCCCTTTTTCCCGGCTCGGCACCTCCTGGCCGAATCGAGGGAACTCGACAACTGAACCTTCCCAAACTGCCGTTTGTCATCGTCTATAAAATCGGTTTCACAGAACTGCACATCCTGAGAATTTTGCACAACAGCAGACATCCCGGCCATCAGAACGTCCCCTGA